One region of Trichosurus vulpecula isolate mTriVul1 chromosome 1, mTriVul1.pri, whole genome shotgun sequence genomic DNA includes:
- the LOC118831154 gene encoding NADH dehydrogenase [ubiquinone] iron-sulfur protein 5-like: protein MPFFEIQNRLGLNIDKWMTVMSAEQPYKMPARCHAFEKEFIECAHGIGMTRAKKECRLEYEDFIECLHRRKTIERMGAVMKQKEKLMKEGKYTPPPYHSGKEEPRP, encoded by the coding sequence ATGCCATTCTTTGAAATTCAAAACCGGCTGGGCCTCAATATCGACAAATGGATGACAGTTATGAGTGCTGAACAACCTTACAAAATGCCAGCCCGATGCCATGCTTTTGAAAAGGAATTCATTGAGTGTGCCCATGGAATTGGTATGACCCGAGCCAAGAAAGAATGCAGACTAGAATATGAGGATTTCATTGAATGTTTGCATAGGCGGAAAACGATAGAACGCATGGGAGCAGTCATGAAGCAGAAGGAGAAGCTAATGAAAGAAGGGAAGTATACTCCCCCACCTTACCACTCAGGCAAGGAAGAGCCAAGGCCTTGA